Proteins co-encoded in one Acidovorax sp. 69 genomic window:
- a CDS encoding LysR family transcriptional regulator, with translation MDHLDTLRCFVTVADAGGFAVAGRQLGCSATAVTRAIAALETRLGVLLFQRSTRMVRLTEAGERFLLDCRPILNDLHEAEQAASGAQAEAQGLLSITAPQMFGIQHVAPLVQGFLRAQPRVQVRTLFVNRLVHLLDESMDVAIRIAHLPDSGLTALQVGALRRLVVASPAYLAQYGRPQHPAELSSHRAIGFSFDARTAAPWKFRDGATGHPQFAWISNSNEVDIAAAEAGLGLTRCLAYQAAAGLRAGRLRIVLTEHELPPVPVHIVYPAGRKAPAKVRAFVEFARERLAKEPVLNGRGLGRGNTLLPQTF, from the coding sequence ATGGACCACCTCGACACCCTGCGTTGTTTTGTGACTGTGGCCGACGCGGGCGGCTTTGCCGTGGCGGGTCGGCAGCTTGGGTGCTCTGCCACCGCTGTCACACGCGCTATCGCAGCGCTGGAGACGCGGCTCGGTGTGCTGCTGTTTCAGCGCAGTACCCGCATGGTGCGACTGACCGAAGCGGGCGAGCGGTTTTTGCTCGATTGCCGCCCCATCCTCAACGACCTGCATGAGGCAGAACAAGCCGCCAGCGGCGCGCAGGCGGAGGCCCAAGGCCTGCTGTCCATCACCGCGCCGCAGATGTTTGGCATTCAGCATGTGGCACCGTTGGTGCAGGGCTTTTTGCGGGCGCAGCCGCGCGTGCAAGTGCGCACACTGTTTGTGAACCGCCTGGTGCATCTGCTGGACGAAAGCATGGACGTTGCCATCCGCATCGCGCACCTGCCAGATTCCGGCCTCACCGCGTTGCAAGTGGGTGCGTTGCGCCGCCTTGTGGTGGCGTCGCCCGCCTATCTGGCGCAGTACGGCAGGCCGCAGCATCCGGCAGAACTGAGTTCGCACCGAGCCATCGGTTTTTCGTTCGACGCGCGAACGGCTGCTCCCTGGAAGTTTCGTGATGGCGCCACAGGCCACCCGCAGTTCGCCTGGATCAGCAATAGCAATGAGGTGGACATTGCGGCGGCAGAGGCAGGCTTGGGCTTGACGCGGTGTCTGGCCTACCAGGCCGCAGCAGGATTGCGCGCAGGACGGCTGCGCATCGTGCTGACCGAACACGAATTGCCGCCGGTGCCTGTGCACATCGTCTACCCCGCTGGGCGGAAGGCGCCCGCCAAGGTGCGCGCCTTTGTGGAGTTTGCGCGCGAGCGGCTGGCGAAGGAGCCGGTACTGAACGGTCGCGGTCTGGGGCGCGGTAACACCTTGTTGCCACAAACTTTCTGA
- a CDS encoding peptidylprolyl isomerase has translation MTTITKDSAVTITYKVTTPEGKPLDGGSLSYLHGGYENIFPKVEAALGGQTVGFSTALDLAVEDAFGARDEGLVRTIPKSEFPPGVKVGGQLQGVGSDGQPAVFNVVKIKGPEVHLDGNHPLAGQALKFSCKVTDVRAASAEEIAHRHVHGAHGHQH, from the coding sequence ATGACCACCATCACCAAAGACTCCGCCGTCACCATCACCTACAAAGTCACCACGCCCGAAGGCAAGCCGCTGGACGGTGGCAGCCTGTCGTACCTGCACGGCGGTTATGAAAACATCTTCCCCAAGGTCGAAGCAGCCCTCGGAGGCCAGACCGTTGGCTTCAGCACCGCGCTGGACCTGGCCGTGGAAGACGCCTTTGGCGCCCGCGACGAAGGCCTGGTGCGCACCATCCCCAAGAGCGAGTTCCCCCCGGGCGTGAAGGTGGGTGGCCAGTTGCAGGGTGTGGGCAGCGACGGCCAGCCCGCCGTGTTCAACGTGGTCAAGATCAAAGGACCAGAAGTGCACCTGGACGGCAACCACCCGCTGGCGGGCCAGGCCCTGAAGTTCAGCTGCAAGGTCACGGATGTGCGTGCGGCAAGCGCTGAAGAAATTGCACACCGCCATGTGCATGGTGCACACGGGCATCAGCACTGA
- a CDS encoding PD-(D/E)XK nuclease family protein — protein MNPDLPASNSPQFHPVRDLLSEVLALQGRQQARETRRARELLQHPLVHDLVLTEKVQRQLTSARHNIFEALGVAHKENYHSRFIGYLFNPSGEHDQNDVFLRALLQWVALQIDLSSAVRVSIDAYLGGALHRAKAKVTTELDTGGYGRVDLVIELPGGTTVAIENKVYAGEQDRQLSRYWQWLRSRPGRSAEQTALIFLTPDGRAGATSAAGDSVVCMSYAHLAQVLERGGAGCPPSAISLLQSVSQYTHLCRSIATGNATMTKPNSDIQNLLDDPAQLEAAFTLAEQLEEKKKSILKNFSLHVVDLLNQELQGANLHQKPWIASLEPGNECIYGIGADGAFGKNYRCVVENQFKGWINVGWLNAHRRQICEDVVLQDEMVQQTGGWTDKDWWLCTKALFKNAPEASPLLNATAQNLLQLHEDNRDVDHPLAQRLAEEVWAIFNPFQERVQALLNPSVNSISSR, from the coding sequence TTGAATCCCGACCTGCCAGCGAGCAACAGCCCACAGTTCCATCCAGTGCGGGACCTTCTGAGTGAAGTCTTGGCGCTGCAAGGACGCCAGCAAGCCCGAGAAACCCGCAGAGCGCGCGAGCTGCTGCAGCATCCTCTTGTGCATGATCTGGTGCTGACGGAAAAGGTTCAAAGGCAGCTGACCAGTGCGCGCCACAACATCTTTGAAGCACTGGGCGTTGCCCATAAAGAAAACTACCATTCCCGCTTCATCGGCTACCTCTTCAACCCGAGTGGCGAGCACGACCAAAACGATGTGTTCTTGCGTGCCCTACTGCAGTGGGTAGCGCTGCAGATCGATCTTTCATCGGCTGTTCGCGTATCAATAGATGCCTATCTGGGTGGTGCCTTGCATCGCGCTAAAGCCAAAGTCACCACGGAGCTGGACACAGGGGGATACGGGCGTGTTGACCTGGTGATCGAACTGCCGGGTGGCACCACCGTCGCCATCGAAAACAAGGTCTACGCAGGCGAGCAAGACAGGCAGCTGAGCAGGTACTGGCAGTGGCTGCGATCACGCCCCGGACGTTCTGCTGAGCAGACGGCACTCATTTTTCTCACCCCTGATGGCAGAGCGGGTGCGACGTCTGCGGCCGGAGATTCCGTTGTGTGCATGTCCTACGCACACTTAGCGCAAGTGCTTGAGAGAGGGGGTGCCGGGTGCCCGCCCTCCGCAATTTCTCTGCTTCAATCAGTATCCCAGTACACCCATCTGTGCCGAAGCATCGCAACAGGAAACGCGACTATGACCAAGCCCAATAGCGATATTCAAAACCTGCTGGATGACCCTGCTCAGCTTGAAGCTGCGTTCACCCTTGCAGAGCAGTTGGAAGAAAAGAAAAAATCCATCCTGAAGAACTTTTCTCTCCATGTAGTGGACTTGTTGAATCAAGAACTGCAAGGGGCAAACCTCCACCAGAAACCATGGATCGCCAGCCTTGAGCCAGGCAACGAATGCATCTACGGCATTGGGGCAGACGGCGCGTTTGGCAAAAATTACCGATGCGTGGTTGAGAACCAATTCAAAGGATGGATTAACGTGGGGTGGCTAAACGCCCACAGACGGCAAATCTGTGAAGACGTAGTACTGCAAGACGAGATGGTGCAGCAAACGGGGGGCTGGACAGACAAAGACTGGTGGCTCTGCACGAAAGCGCTTTTCAAAAACGCCCCAGAGGCAAGCCCTCTGCTAAACGCGACAGCCCAAAATCTTCTTCAGCTCCACGAAGACAACCGTGATGTAGATCACCCTCTTGCCCAGCGCTTGGCGGAGGAGGTTTGGGCCATCTTCAACCCCTTCCAAGAACGGGTGCAGGCCTTATTGAATCCGTCTGTCAACAGCATTTCCAGCCGCTGA
- a CDS encoding DUF2779 domain-containing protein, with protein MHRPDLLEVSEEVERGHQIGYEVAEVARSLFPNGVLIDGETDLQSALDATHSTMRQFPDRPLYEATFQHDNVLVRADLLLPTPTGYRMVEVKSSASVKPSHWDDCALQAWVLRQSGVSLSTVELAHIDTAFVYQGNGDYQGLLHHAPLDADIEPMMESVAHWIDQARLVLQGTEPATATGAQCDDPVECPFKSHCGVAATEEMPEPDYTLDVFPRMRSALKNELRAQGVFDALLVPQDHLNETQLRVQECSRTGQMWLSDAAARVLGGLPYPRYYLDFETIKLAVPRWANTSPHRTQVPFQWSCHIEEESGELRHAMFLDVTGNDPRRQFAQSLVEVVGDKGPVLVYFQGFEKSRIAELAALYPDLAAQLEAINDRVIDLLPLTRESYYHPNMRGSWSIKAVLPTVAPDLDYGQIAVSNGTAAQTAYAEIVHPETTDARRQLLTEGLREYCKLDTLAMVRLAHFLSETTSWRYFLPAIGNGGAPFFHALREDAPLDPPLQEAAELLRERCRSADNRVIPDAVSWLQRKLRSGYVRTQALVQELTAAGVLSSLVERQKQR; from the coding sequence GTGCACCGGCCTGATCTCCTAGAAGTGTCTGAGGAAGTAGAGCGCGGACACCAAATTGGCTATGAAGTCGCAGAGGTCGCTCGCTCGCTGTTTCCGAACGGCGTTCTCATTGACGGTGAAACCGATTTGCAGTCTGCGCTGGACGCCACGCACAGCACCATGCGGCAATTCCCGGACCGCCCCCTTTACGAAGCGACTTTCCAGCACGACAACGTCCTGGTGCGGGCCGATCTCTTGCTGCCCACGCCAACGGGCTACCGGATGGTCGAGGTAAAGTCTTCCGCCAGCGTCAAGCCCAGCCATTGGGACGACTGCGCCTTGCAAGCCTGGGTGCTCCGGCAAAGCGGCGTTTCGCTGAGTACCGTCGAACTGGCCCATATCGACACCGCCTTCGTTTACCAAGGGAACGGCGACTATCAAGGGCTCTTGCACCATGCTCCGTTGGATGCAGACATTGAGCCCATGATGGAAAGCGTTGCCCATTGGATTGATCAGGCACGCCTGGTATTGCAAGGGACTGAGCCTGCAACGGCCACCGGCGCGCAATGTGACGATCCTGTCGAATGCCCTTTCAAGTCGCACTGCGGCGTGGCGGCCACAGAGGAAATGCCAGAGCCCGACTACACGCTAGACGTGTTTCCACGCATGCGATCTGCCCTCAAAAACGAGCTGCGAGCACAAGGTGTTTTCGACGCTTTGCTGGTGCCCCAGGATCATCTCAACGAAACGCAACTGCGGGTACAAGAGTGCAGCCGCACCGGTCAGATGTGGCTGTCAGACGCTGCTGCCCGGGTGTTGGGAGGCCTGCCCTACCCACGCTACTACCTAGATTTCGAGACCATCAAACTGGCCGTGCCACGCTGGGCGAATACGAGTCCCCACCGCACGCAGGTGCCGTTTCAGTGGTCTTGCCACATCGAAGAGGAATCAGGAGAACTGCGGCACGCCATGTTCCTCGACGTGACAGGCAATGACCCACGCCGCCAGTTCGCGCAGAGCTTGGTGGAAGTGGTGGGCGACAAGGGCCCGGTACTGGTGTACTTCCAAGGGTTTGAAAAAAGCCGCATTGCCGAACTGGCTGCCCTGTACCCGGATCTGGCGGCACAGTTGGAAGCCATCAACGACAGAGTTATCGATCTGCTTCCGCTCACCCGGGAGAGCTACTACCACCCCAACATGCGCGGGTCTTGGTCTATCAAGGCGGTGCTGCCCACCGTCGCCCCCGATCTGGACTACGGGCAGATCGCCGTGAGTAACGGCACAGCCGCGCAGACTGCGTATGCCGAAATTGTGCATCCCGAAACCACCGACGCGCGACGGCAGCTACTGACCGAAGGGCTGCGCGAGTACTGCAAGCTCGACACACTGGCGATGGTGCGGCTCGCGCATTTTTTGAGTGAGACAACCTCTTGGCGGTACTTCCTGCCAGCCATCGGCAATGGCGGCGCGCCCTTCTTTCACGCACTGCGAGAGGACGCTCCTCTGGACCCGCCGCTCCAGGAAGCAGCAGAACTTCTGCGCGAACGCTGCCGCAGCGCAGACAACAGAGTGATTCCTGATGCGGTGTCATGGCTACAAAGAAAGCTGAGAAGCGGGTATGTAAGAACCCAAGCGCTGGTTCAAGAGCTGACAGCAGCTGGGGTCCTGTCATCCCTTGTTGAGCGGCAAAAGCAACGATGA
- a CDS encoding pirin family protein, whose translation MPSSPTATTLMPIVRAQLLGPQWPTLDPFLFCAHHDDAYPAGNAAFGPAVPVEDRQIGSDFSRKDGWSMYHGETVPGFPGHPHRGFETVTLVRKGLIDHSDSLGAAARFGGGDVQWVTAGKGIVHSEMFPLLNATEPNPLELFQIWLNLPAKNKMVEPHFTMLWNERIPRLVHHDAAGCATTVTVVAGALPGAPEPLSPPPESWASQPEGDVAIWTLRLEPGAEWTLPAARGSDTQRMLYFFVGDSLRVGPQDVDRHAALEVRAGDDCVLTNTGATAAECLVLQGRPIGEPVAQYGPFVMNTQAEIMQAMNDYRRTQFGGWPWPEQDPVHGTAARRFARYPGQAEEEIPAGTGA comes from the coding sequence ATGCCGTCCTCCCCCACCGCTACCACCTTGATGCCCATCGTGCGGGCCCAGTTGCTGGGCCCGCAATGGCCCACACTGGACCCCTTTTTGTTCTGTGCCCACCATGACGATGCCTACCCGGCCGGCAATGCGGCGTTCGGCCCTGCCGTGCCTGTGGAAGACCGCCAGATCGGCAGCGACTTCAGTCGCAAGGACGGCTGGAGCATGTACCACGGCGAGACCGTGCCGGGCTTCCCAGGCCACCCGCACCGTGGCTTTGAAACCGTCACGCTGGTACGCAAAGGCCTTATCGACCATTCCGACTCGCTGGGTGCTGCCGCGCGCTTTGGCGGCGGCGATGTGCAGTGGGTCACGGCTGGCAAGGGCATCGTGCATTCCGAGATGTTCCCGCTGCTCAATGCCACCGAGCCCAACCCGCTGGAGCTGTTCCAGATCTGGCTCAACCTGCCCGCGAAAAACAAGATGGTCGAGCCCCACTTCACCATGCTGTGGAACGAGCGCATTCCGCGCCTGGTGCACCACGACGCCGCCGGCTGCGCCACCACGGTGACGGTGGTGGCGGGCGCGCTGCCCGGCGCGCCCGAGCCGCTGTCGCCGCCCCCCGAATCCTGGGCCTCCCAGCCCGAAGGCGATGTGGCCATCTGGACACTGCGCCTGGAGCCGGGCGCCGAGTGGACGCTGCCTGCGGCAAGGGGCTCCGACACACAGCGCATGCTGTACTTCTTTGTGGGTGACAGCCTGCGCGTGGGCCCGCAGGACGTAGACCGCCACGCCGCACTGGAAGTGCGCGCCGGGGACGACTGCGTGCTGACCAACACCGGCGCCACTGCGGCGGAATGCCTGGTTCTTCAGGGTCGGCCCATTGGCGAGCCCGTGGCGCAATATGGCCCCTTCGTGATGAACACCCAGGCCGAGATCATGCAGGCCATGAACGACTACCGCCGCACCCAGTTCGGCGGCTGGCCCTGGCCGGAACAGGACCCCGTGCATGGCACTGCGGCGCGGCGCTTTGCGCGGTATCCGGGGCAGGCCGAGGAAGAGATTCCCGCTGGCACGGGAGCTTGA
- a CDS encoding YafY family protein, with the protein MRASRLLSIQMLLETQGRMSAQALADALEVSVRTLYRDVDQLSAAGVPIYAERGRHGGFALLPGWKTTLTGLTPSEAQAVFLSGLPGPAQDLGMGGDVEGARLKLLASLPASWREDAQRVSTRLHLDPVDWYRESDPTPHLPAVAAAVWGGYQVAMRYESWSDTVQRTVSPLGLVLKAGVWYLVALPASPGKTPADVGPRTYRVSNILAAQVLDMPVRRPARFDLPDYWAESIKRFESGLYTGEAALLATPAGLQGLRLLSSAVARAVAAAPPPRRKDGRVALTIPTESVEHACGQLMRLSPQVEVLRPAVLRRALVERVQATARLYGMNST; encoded by the coding sequence ATGCGCGCCAGCCGCCTGTTGTCGATCCAGATGCTGCTTGAAACCCAGGGCCGCATGAGCGCGCAGGCGCTGGCCGATGCGCTGGAGGTGTCGGTGCGCACGCTCTATCGGGACGTGGACCAGCTCAGCGCGGCCGGTGTGCCCATCTATGCCGAGCGCGGGCGTCACGGGGGTTTTGCTCTGCTGCCAGGCTGGAAAACCACCCTGACCGGGCTCACGCCTTCGGAGGCGCAGGCGGTCTTTCTGAGCGGTCTGCCCGGGCCTGCGCAAGACCTGGGCATGGGCGGCGATGTGGAAGGCGCGCGGCTGAAACTGCTGGCCTCGCTGCCCGCGTCCTGGCGCGAGGACGCACAGCGCGTGAGTACCCGCCTGCACCTGGACCCGGTGGACTGGTACCGCGAAAGCGACCCCACGCCCCACCTGCCCGCCGTGGCTGCCGCCGTGTGGGGCGGCTATCAGGTTGCGATGCGCTACGAGAGTTGGTCTGACACCGTGCAGCGCACCGTCAGCCCGCTGGGCCTGGTGCTCAAGGCCGGCGTCTGGTACCTGGTGGCGCTGCCGGCCAGTCCGGGCAAGACACCCGCAGACGTGGGTCCGCGCACCTACCGGGTGTCGAACATCCTGGCGGCACAGGTGCTCGATATGCCGGTGCGCCGTCCGGCGCGGTTCGACCTGCCGGACTACTGGGCCGAGTCGATCAAACGCTTTGAATCGGGGCTCTACACGGGCGAGGCCGCGCTGCTGGCCACACCCGCCGGGCTCCAGGGGCTGCGTTTGCTCAGCAGCGCCGTGGCGCGTGCCGTGGCAGCCGCACCGCCGCCACGCCGCAAGGACGGGCGTGTGGCCTTGACCATTCCCACGGAATCGGTGGAACACGCCTGCGGCCAACTCATGCGTCTGTCGCCACAGGTGGAGGTCCTGCGGCCCGCCGTGCTGCGCCGCGCACTGGTGGAGCGGGTGCAGGCCACGGCACGGCTGTATGGGATGAACAGCACATGA
- a CDS encoding NIPSNAP family protein — protein MPDTALAAIHARPTSVLEDCQVIELRQYTLQPQQRDVLINLFDREFIEAQEAQGMRVLGQFRDLDQPDLFVWLRGFATMETRRQALEAFYGGPVWATHRAAANATMIDSSNVLLLRPAWPGADAALPTHARPEPPTQSTQSAPPGIVDATVFSLREPATPALLAFCRHRMTPTLLRGGARQVAWYCTETSANTFPRLPVREGEFVLVVLAVFGNEGALQSLADSGAWARDVAPGLAPWLATTPETHRLQPTARSALHA, from the coding sequence ATGCCCGATACCGCCTTGGCCGCAATCCATGCCCGTCCGACGTCTGTTCTGGAGGACTGCCAGGTCATTGAGCTGCGCCAGTACACGCTGCAGCCGCAGCAGCGCGACGTGCTCATCAACCTGTTCGACCGCGAATTCATCGAGGCCCAGGAGGCCCAGGGCATGCGGGTGCTTGGGCAGTTTCGCGACCTGGACCAGCCCGATCTTTTTGTGTGGCTGCGCGGCTTCGCCACCATGGAGACCCGTCGCCAGGCCCTGGAGGCGTTCTATGGTGGACCTGTGTGGGCTACACACCGCGCTGCGGCCAACGCCACCATGATCGATTCCAGCAACGTGCTGCTGCTGCGCCCGGCCTGGCCCGGCGCTGATGCTGCACTGCCAACGCATGCCCGCCCTGAGCCCCCCACGCAAAGCACGCAGAGTGCGCCGCCGGGCATCGTGGACGCCACGGTGTTCTCCCTGCGCGAACCTGCCACACCAGCGCTGCTGGCCTTCTGCCGCCACCGCATGACACCCACGCTGCTGCGTGGGGGTGCACGCCAGGTGGCGTGGTACTGCACCGAAACCAGCGCCAATACCTTCCCCCGCCTGCCTGTGCGTGAGGGCGAGTTTGTTCTGGTGGTGCTGGCGGTGTTTGGCAACGAAGGCGCGTTGCAGTCACTGGCCGACAGCGGCGCGTGGGCGCGCGACGTGGCCCCTGGGCTGGCACCCTGGCTCGCCACCACACCAGAGACCCACCGCCTGCAGCCCACGGCGCGGTCTGCACTGCACGCCTGA